A stretch of Gossypium hirsutum isolate 1008001.06 chromosome A06, Gossypium_hirsutum_v2.1, whole genome shotgun sequence DNA encodes these proteins:
- the LOC121203325 gene encoding uncharacterized protein translates to MTNIISSSSISPLICFFVFFFWLGHGGALGIQHSAPAINGAHKIRSQFLHLLRTRRSPQVPLTVEPSKPARHPLFQQVPTPTFSEAMESCPKADIKNLKQRLREENFYLHTEAGEQGRLPVLILSLKDSKQKRRPAVVFLHSTNKNKEWVRPLLEAYASREYISIAIDSRYHGERAHNLTTYRDVSILYLIFL, encoded by the exons ATGACAAACATCATCTCTTCTTCTTCAATTTCCCCACTCATCTGTTTCTTCGTCTTCTTCTTCTGGTTGGGCCATGGAGGAGCACTGGGAATACAACATAGTGCTCCTGCTATTAATGGTGCTCACAAGATTCGTTCTCAGTTCCTTCATCTTCTTCGTACCAGACGATCTCCTCAAG TTCCTTTGACTGTGGAACCTTCAAAACCTGCGCGCCATCCTTTGTTTCAACAAGTTCCTACACCAACCTTCAGCGAG GCAATGGAATCTTGTCCAAAGGCTGATATTAAAAATCTTAAGCAACGACTTAGAGAGGAAAACTTCTATTTGCACACTGAG GCTGGAGAGCAAGGAAGGTTGCCAGTGTTAATCCTAAGCTTGAAAGACAGCAAACAGAAGAGAAGGCCCGCTGTTGTTTTTCTGCATAGTACCAATAAGAACAAAGAGTGGGTGCGGCCATTGCTTGAG GCATATGCTTCAAGGGAATACATAAGCATCGCTATCGATTCTCGGTACCATGGTGAACGTGCACACAATCTCACTACCTATCGAGATGTGTCTATTCTATATCTGATCTTCCTCTAG